The segment GAAAGCGTTGCCGGCGAACGCGAAAATCTCAAAGGACGCGAAGGAGACGGTACAGGAGTGCGTATCGGAGTTCATAAGCTTCGTCACCGGAGAGGCTTCCGACAAGTGccagagagagaagaggaagacgatCAACGGCGACGATCTGCTCTGGGCGATGACGACGCTAGGGTTCGAGGATTACGTGGAGCCGTTGAAGATTTACCTTCAGAAGTACAGGGAGGTGGAAGGGGAGAGGACGACGACCACGACCACGGGGAGACAGGGCGATAAGGAAGGCGGCGGCGGAGGAAATGGGAGCTccagcggcggcggcggagttggaggaggaggaggatacaGTGCGACGGCGGGAGGAGGGATGTACGGTGGGATAGTGACG is part of the Raphanus sativus cultivar WK10039 chromosome 5, ASM80110v3, whole genome shotgun sequence genome and harbors:
- the LOC108805224 gene encoding nuclear transcription factor Y subunit B-3, which gives rise to MADSDNDSGGHKDGGSASSREQDRFLPIANVSRIMKKALPANAKISKDAKETVQECVSEFISFVTGEASDKCQREKRKTINGDDLLWAMTTLGFEDYVEPLKIYLQKYREVEGERTTTTTTGRQGDKEGGGGGNGSSSGGGGVGGGGGYSATAGGGMYGGIVTMGHHHQGHVYGGGMHHAQQSGSARAD